A region of the bacterium genome:
TGGGTCCGTCAACCGCCAGCTGGGCTACTCCAGCGACGAACTGCAAACGATGCAAGTTCTCGACCTGCATCCTGAGGAATACCGTAAGGAGGCAGAAATCATTTTCGGGGCCATGTTCCGTGCGGAGAGATCGTTTTGCCCGCTTCCGTTACAGGCGAAAAACGGCAGACACCTTCCCGTGGAAACCCGCGTGTGGTTTGGCAAGTGGAATGGACAGGATTGTATTTTTGGGGTCTCCAAGGACCTCACGGCCCTGAAGCAGGCGGAAGCCTCGCTAACGGATATTGCGCAAATGCAGAAGCTCCTGATGGAGTTATCCTCTCAATATATCAATATCCCGTTAACCTTTGTGCCCACCGCGATCCAGTTGTCCCTGGAACGGATGGGGAAATTCGTTTCCGCGGACCGGGCGTATGTGTTCCGGTATGACTTTGAAAAGAGGATCACTTCAAATACCTTTGAATGGTGCAATACGGATATAGAGCCGCAGATCGATCAATTGCAGGAAATTCCCCTGGACGTGATTCCGGACTGGGTTAGGGCTCACGAAAGTGGCACCTACATGTATATTGAAGATGCCGGTGCCTTGCCGCCGGGTGACCTTCGGCAAATTCTAGAGCCTCAGGGAATCAAAAGCCTGATTGCGGTTCCGATGCTGGCAGAACCGCGGTGTATCGGGTTTGTGGGGTTTGATTCCGTCAGGAAACACCACTCCTACACTGATAAGGAAATTTCCATGCTTTCGCTTTTCTCGCAAATGCTGGTCAATGTGGAGATGCGTGCGAAGGCGGAACGTGATTTGCTGCAATCGAACCAGCAACTCGAGGCCGCCACGTTGAGAGCCGGTGAACTGGCCACGCAGGCCACGCAGGAGAACACGGCCAAGAGCCGGTTCCTCGCCCACATGAGCCATGAGATCCGGACCCCGCTCAACGCCATCCTTGGGTTTTCACAGCTCCTGCAGCAAGACCAGGGCCTGGCGCTCAGTCAAAAGCAGCGGGTGGGGATCATCAACAGCAGTGGCGAACATTTACTGGCTTTGCTGAATGATATCCTGGAATTGTCCAAGATCGAGGCGGGCCGGTTGGAGTTGTCCCCGATCTCCTTCGACTTTCATGCCGCGATGAATGACCTCATCCTGATCTTCCGCATCCGGGCCGAAGCGAAACACCTGTCACTCAATATGGAGGGCCTTGAGCAGGTGCCACGCTATCTGTTCGCCGATGAACAGAAACTAAGGCAGGTGCTTATTAATTTGCTCAGCAATGCCGTCAAGTATACCGCCACAGGGGCAATCCGGGTGCGGGTATCGACCGAGCCACGAGGGGCGGAAGAGTGGCGGTTGAACATCGTCATTGAGGACAGCGGTTCCGGCATTGCGGCGGAAGAGATGAACCGGCTGTTTATCCCCTTTGAGCAGACCGCTTCAGGGCGTAGCAGTCATGCCGGGACCGGGTTGGGTTTGGCGATCAGCCGTCAGTTCGCGCGACTGATGGGCGGCGATGTGACGGTCGTCAGTGAAGTGGGGATGGGGAGCGTCTTCCGGCTCGAGCTTCCGGTTAAAGAGGGGGTGGCGATCGACCAGCCCGACAGGCGGCATGTTCTGGGGCTCGAGGGGGGGCAACCTCGCTGCCGGATACTGGTCGCAGAGGATGACACCGATAGTCGACTGTTTCTTGTTCAGTTGCTTGGTGAAGCCGGGTTTGACGTCGTTGAGGCGGCTAACGGCAAGGAAGCAGTCGAGGCGTTCACCCGGTGTCAGCCGCAATTGGTTTTGATGGATGACTGGATGCCCTTCATGCGAGGTGACGAAGCCATCCGCCAGATCCGGCAAAAACCGGGTGGGGCTGGGGTCAAAATCATCACGCTGACCGCCAACGCCAGCGATGAAACCCGCCACCGGTCCATTTCCGCCGGTACAGACCTCTTTATGGCAAAGCCGTTTCGGCCGCGGGTATTGTTCGATCATATTCAAGTGTTATCCGGGATCCGGTACGTCTACTCTGAACTCGTTTTTCCGGAAGAAGTTAACCCGGATATTCTGCCGGTCCTGACACGGGAGATGCTGGACTCCCTGCCCGGTGAGATGCGCACCCAACTCCGCGCCGCGGCCCTCGGTTGCCGGCAGGACCAGTTGCTCACGCTGACTCGCCAATTGACTGGGATGGCCCCGGAAATTGCCAGATCCCTTCAGGACCTGGTTGCGAAATTTGAGTATCACGCCTTATCTCAGTTGTTGAATTAGAATGATGACACCCACCAAACGAGCTCTTGCCGCGTCCCCTCCCAATGTCCTCGTTGTGGATGATGCTCCGGCTAATCTGGAACTGCTGGCGGGGATTCTCAGGGAACGGGGGATTGAGCCGCGGCCGGTCTTGTCCGGTCAACAGGCCCTCATGGCTGCGCTGGCCGATCCGCCTGACCTCATTCTCCTGGATATCAATATGCCGGAGATGAACGGGTTTGAGGTGTATGAGCGCCTGAAAAAGGAGGATGCGCTGAAGGACATTCCCGTGATCTTTATCACCGCCACTGATGAAACAGCGGATAAAGTGAAGGCGTTTTCCATGGGGGCGGTGGATTACGTGACCAAGCCGTTCCGGGCGGAAGAGGTGTGCGCCAGGTGTGAGACCCATTTGCGGCTACGGAACCTTCAAGTCAAACTGGCTGACGCCGTGAGTGAGTTGAAAGCGACGAATGTCACCTTGGATCAGCATGTGGAGCAGCTCCGGAAACTGACGGCAAAGGTAGCGCAGACGGACGAATGTGAACGCAAGCGCATGTCGATGATCCTCCATGATCAACTTCAGCAAATTCTTGTGGCGGCCATTATTAAGGTCGGTTTGCTGGATCGTCTGGCACCGGAAAAGGACTTCGCGCTGGCCATCCGGGAAGTCCGCAAGTTGTTGGATACGATGCTCACTGTGTCGCGATCTGTGACCACGGATTTATTCCCCCCCATTATTATCGACGCTGGACTTGTTCCGGGTTTGCGCTGGCTCGCCGACTGGATGTGTGAAAAACACGGCCTGCTGGTGGTCGTGACCGGAGATAAAGCCATCAATGTTCCGGAATCCCTCAGGCTTTTGATATTTCAGACTGTACGTGAGCTGCTCTGTAATATTGTTAAGCATGCTAAAACCACCAGCGCGGAGGTGGATCTGGATCTATCTGCGGCCGCGTTACTCCGCGTCGTCGTCACCGATCATGGGGTGGGGTTCTCCCCCGATGTGTTGGCGGCTCTCTTTACCTCCGAAGGCCTCGGATTATTTTTTCTACGTGAACGACTGGCTTGCATCGGGGGCACGCTCGACGTGGCGACGTCTTCCACGCAGGGCGCGCAGGTCTCAATAACACTACCTATAAACCGGAAATGATGACTATGATGAATAAAACCCTTCCGCCGCCCAACGTCCTGATTGTAGATGATGCACCCGCTAATCTTGAGTTGCTTGCGGGAATTCTCAGGGAACGGGGGATTGAACCGCGGCCGGTCCTGTCCGGTAAACTGGCCATCCTGGCGGCGCAGGCCGATCCGCCAGACCTCATTCTCCTGGATATCAATATGCCGGAGATGAACGGGTTTGAGGTGTATGAGCGCCTGAAAGCGGACGCCGCGTTCAAGGGTATCCCCGTCATCTTCATCACCGCACTCATGGAGACGGCCGATAAACTGAAGGCATTTTCGATGGGGGCGGTGGATTATGTGACCAAGCCCTTTCAGGCCGACGAGGTGTGCGCGCGTGTGGAGACCCACCTCCGCCTGCGGAAACTTCAACTCGACGTGGAGACCTATAATAACCACCTTGAGGAGCTTGTTCAGAAAAAAATCAAGGAGATCTCCCGCTCCCAGATGGCCACCATCTTTGCGCTGGCGAAACTGGCGGAATCACGCGATAGCAATACCGGTCAGCACCTAGAGCGGGTTCAGACCTTGAGCCGGATTCTGGCCTGCGAACTGAGGGGAATGCCGCAGTATGCCAGTATCATCACGGATCTTTACCTTGAGAACCTCTATCAGGCCGCTCCGCTCCATGACATCGGCAAGGTCGGGATTTCGGACGCCATTCTTTTGAAACCCGGAAAGCTGTCCCCTGCCGAATTTGACGAGATGAAGCGCCATGCCGTGTTCGGTGCTGAAACACTCAAAGCGGTTCAGGCCGAATATCCCGGTAATTCCTTCATTGAAATGGGAATCGACATCGCGCAGTCTCATCATGAGAAGTTCGATGGATCAGGGTATCCCTGCGGGTTGAAAGGCGGGGCCATACCGCTTTCCGCTTCCATTGTGGCTGTGGCGGATGTCTACGATGCCATGCGGTCACAGCGCCCTTATAAGTCGGCCCTGTCCCATGCCGAGGCCACTGATTTTATTATTCAAAGCGGCGGCAAGCACTTGAGCCCTGACATCGTGGCGGCCTTTGCCCGACGGGCGGGCGATTTCGAGGCCCTGTACCCCTCCGGGGAACGGAGCTTGTGCTAAAACCTATAAACAGAGTTTTAGCAAGGTGATGACGCAAAGCTGAATTAGGTTTAAATTCTCTCGTGAAACTTCGCGCGAATCAAAGGTGGCGTTCTTCGTTCCTCGCGAGCGATTTGTCTATATCGCTGCGTTTAATCGGCCGTCGGCAGGTCTGCCGTTGCAGCGGATGCGGAAGTACCGAAGGCGGATGATGTCGGCCGCATCAAGGCGCTGTGGGAGGGGCGCTATGCGCCGCGATTTTCTCTTTGGTGCCTGTTGAGGTCCTGTCGCGGCGCATAGCGCCCCTCCCACCAAAAGTGGTTTGGGATCGAATAAGGTTCTTCTCCCTTATCGGTGATAGGGGGATCCATTACCTGCCCCTCAGCCGCCTATCATAGGGACTCTCTATGTCCAGAAATGGCTTTCTGGGAATGCGACAGAGATCGAGGTTAGAATTTAAAAATGATCGGTGGTTGATGTGGCACAGGCCGGGGCGTTGGCGGTAAAGATAGGGCGCTCGCGGTAGAGCGGGGAAAGGGTATTGCGGAAGGCTTCGTTGATGACCATGGCGGCGATGCCACGCTGGGGGGCATGTTCCGGCGCGGCCACTAATTCGATGGGGAGCGCTTCGGTACCGCGCCCTTGAAACTCCTGCTGGATGTGATGACGCAGGGATGGCAGCAGCGCCTCATAGAGTGCCGGCTCCTGTTCACCCAGCAATATGGCGTCCGGATCCACATAGGAGGCCAGGGCTCCCAGCAACCTGCCCAAGCGCGCCATCG
Encoded here:
- a CDS encoding CHASE domain-containing protein encodes the protein MIPRPSLSWIILLSGLALTLIATVYMKSISDRVSELNFNTHCGQIRAIIENRLDDHARILLGSAALFNVTEKVTREGWRTFSQYQKLEKQLPGIQGIGFSLWIPRADLARHIQDIRSEGFPEYTVKPEGAREFYSSIIYLEPFSGRNLRAFGYDMFSEPVRRLAMERARDTDAAALSGKVVLVQETGEAVQSGSLMYVPVYRKGMPANTVEQRRAAIYGWVYSPYRMTDLMQGILGDRERGLERDLHLEVFDGAQTQPQTLLFEEYPATGEGPFRTGVRFTRQIPVEMNGHCWTLRFAQAGAGYFAVEYIKIWLTLVGGTLITVLLFILIRVQQNIRVNAQRLAGELTVNLRESETSYRNQFANNSAVMLLVDPESGAIIDANASAVSFYGYPREQLLAMNISGINSLAMPEVREKMASVPPVHGKLFAFQHRLADNSLREVEVSSSRIQFGGCMVLHSIITDVTERKKAETALRDISERLALATRAGNVGIWDWDLVRNILVWDDQMYRLYGITSAEFSGAYPAWQAGLHPDDRVQGDLEIQMALRGEKEFDTEFRVLWPDGSIRNIRAMAHVQRDDSGHPLRMIGTNWDVTQSKLLEEKLKSSEQNFRMFFETVDDLIVVGTPDGRILFTNGSVNRQLGYSSDELQTMQVLDLHPEEYRKEAEIIFGAMFRAERSFCPLPLQAKNGRHLPVETRVWFGKWNGQDCIFGVSKDLTALKQAEASLTDIAQMQKLLMELSSQYINIPLTFVPTAIQLSLERMGKFVSADRAYVFRYDFEKRITSNTFEWCNTDIEPQIDQLQEIPLDVIPDWVRAHESGTYMYIEDAGALPPGDLRQILEPQGIKSLIAVPMLAEPRCIGFVGFDSVRKHHSYTDKEISMLSLFSQMLVNVEMRAKAERDLLQSNQQLEAATLRAGELATQATQENTAKSRFLAHMSHEIRTPLNAILGFSQLLQQDQGLALSQKQRVGIINSSGEHLLALLNDILELSKIEAGRLELSPISFDFHAAMNDLILIFRIRAEAKHLSLNMEGLEQVPRYLFADEQKLRQVLINLLSNAVKYTATGAIRVRVSTEPRGAEEWRLNIVIEDSGSGIAAEEMNRLFIPFEQTASGRSSHAGTGLGLAISRQFARLMGGDVTVVSEVGMGSVFRLELPVKEGVAIDQPDRRHVLGLEGGQPRCRILVAEDDTDSRLFLVQLLGEAGFDVVEAANGKEAVEAFTRCQPQLVLMDDWMPFMRGDEAIRQIRQKPGGAGVKIITLTANASDETRHRSISAGTDLFMAKPFRPRVLFDHIQVLSGIRYVYSELVFPEEVNPDILPVLTREMLDSLPGEMRTQLRAAALGCRQDQLLTLTRQLTGMAPEIARSLQDLVAKFEYHALSQLLN
- a CDS encoding response regulator yields the protein MMTPTKRALAASPPNVLVVDDAPANLELLAGILRERGIEPRPVLSGQQALMAALADPPDLILLDINMPEMNGFEVYERLKKEDALKDIPVIFITATDETADKVKAFSMGAVDYVTKPFRAEEVCARCETHLRLRNLQVKLADAVSELKATNVTLDQHVEQLRKLTAKVAQTDECERKRMSMILHDQLQQILVAAIIKVGLLDRLAPEKDFALAIREVRKLLDTMLTVSRSVTTDLFPPIIIDAGLVPGLRWLADWMCEKHGLLVVVTGDKAINVPESLRLLIFQTVRELLCNIVKHAKTTSAEVDLDLSAAALLRVVVTDHGVGFSPDVLAALFTSEGLGLFFLRERLACIGGTLDVATSSTQGAQVSITLPINRK
- a CDS encoding response regulator, which translates into the protein MMNKTLPPPNVLIVDDAPANLELLAGILRERGIEPRPVLSGKLAILAAQADPPDLILLDINMPEMNGFEVYERLKADAAFKGIPVIFITALMETADKLKAFSMGAVDYVTKPFQADEVCARVETHLRLRKLQLDVETYNNHLEELVQKKIKEISRSQMATIFALAKLAESRDSNTGQHLERVQTLSRILACELRGMPQYASIITDLYLENLYQAAPLHDIGKVGISDAILLKPGKLSPAEFDEMKRHAVFGAETLKAVQAEYPGNSFIEMGIDIAQSHHEKFDGSGYPCGLKGGAIPLSASIVAVADVYDAMRSQRPYKSALSHAEATDFIIQSGGKHLSPDIVAAFARRAGDFEALYPSGERSLC